AAACAACAGAGCTTCCCGTGGAATTTATCTTTGTAATAAAAACATCCTGACTGTCTGAAAGCGTTGAATCCAAAGCGTTTTTAACGGGAAAGTCTGATGAGCCGGCATTCCCAACGACATAGGCATTGCCCGATGAATCAACGGCAACGGAAAATGCCGTATCCCCTCCGCTTCCGCCGATATATGTGGAGTAGAGAAGACTTGGGTCTATTACAAGGTCGTGCCCTTTGTCATAGGAAGCAATATTGAAACCGTATGAATAGACGCCGTCTGATTCTTCAACCTTGAATCCGCCTTCAATTTCAACCCTCTCACCGTCAATATCCTGATAGATATAGGGTTTGCTGAAAGCTACAGATGCAATTTCCGTTTTAACTTCAAGCTCGCCCCTGTCGTTTACCTTCAACCCCTTTGCGCCTTCGACTTTGAGTTTTATATCCGAAGGATTGCCTTCTGGTGATACTGTAAATACCTTTTCAACATTTTTCCCATAGGCATTTAATGAAAGTGTTATTCCCTCATAAACCTCTCCTAAGCTTGCACTCTCATATGTTGAAATGTTGGTTTTCCAGTTGTCTTTCTTTCCCTTAAAATAATTTACCTTTGTGCCGGTCTTATATTTTCCTTCAACCTTTACATCTTTGCTTCCAACCAACCTCTCTTCAAAGACAACCGATTTCGTTCTTTTGTTTTTTGAAATCTTTCCATCTTTTTCCTTCTCAACGCCTACTTCACCTTCATCACCCTTTACAATACTGTAAATCATCGCGCCATCATCTTTTAGATAAAAATTTCCGGCAAAGGTGTTGGCATAGAATTTTATCTCATCGCTCAACTGCCCGCAGTTTTCGATGAAGGGTATCCCAATATTCAATAATTTGGCGTCAACGGCACTGCCGGAAGTTGATTCAACACCGTTTTTTGCCAGAAACTCCTCCGGCACCCCGGGCACGCCTGAAGGTTTATAAATGTAGAGTGCCGCAAAGAGCGCTATAATTAATCCTGCTATTACTGCAATTGATGACAACTTTTTGAAGTTGAGCATAATTTCTCCTTAATTAGAATTTTTTTCCATAGGCTCATAAATTCAGCTATTTTAAGTGCTTATAAATAATTACTGCTTTTAACAAGAAAAACTTCCTTATTTTTCATTAAAAATCTTTCCATTCTCTTATTTTCTTCTTGAAAAAAAACTCATCTAATAATAAAAGTTCAAGAAATTTTCGAGGAACTACTCGGTTTAAAAAATATGAAAAAGAAAATTGAAAAGATTCCTATTGCTTTATATTTTCAAAGCAACACCGATTGGCGCTTTGAGACTCCGAAGGTCAACAAAGATAAGTGTATAAAGTGCGGGGTTTGCTATCTTTATTGTCCTGACAGCGCAATCAAGGAAACAGACGATGGATATTTTGAAGCCGATTTAACACTCTGCAAAGGGTGTGGAATGTGCGAAAAGCAGTGTGTAACAGGATGTATTTCAATGGAAAAAGAGAAAATGGTTCCACGACATCCTCTTTATAAATAAAAATTTTATAAGAAAAATGGAAAAATATTCAGTATTTGTTCCAAAGATTTTACCAAAGGAAGAAAATTTTGTATCCGGCAGACGCTCCTGCAAGGGATGCGGCAAAGCGCTTGCACTGAGAATTGCCGCAAAAGCAATTAAAGAAGCAACACCTTTTAGCCTCAACAAAAATTCTTCTCTGAACAGACTTGTATCCTCTGGATTCAATTGGAATGAATCATCTTTTTCATCAATTGTTGAACTTCTCTTAGAATCAATTGACAAAAAAGACAAAATACAAAAACCGATAATCGCTATCGATTTTTCTGTTTTTTCTAAAAATCTCGTTTCTCTTCATTCTATAGTTGAAAAGGACAAAAACCTTCTTCTTTTGATCTATGATAATGAGCCCTATATGGATGAGATAGTCAATGCATATCGCCCTCTTCCTTTCGGAGTTGATTATCATCAAGAATTTCCCGGCATAAAAGAATTGTTATTTACATTTGAAAACAAAAACTTTTTTCACACAATAGAGAAATTCACTCTATCATATGCCGCTTCAGCTTCTGCATCATATCCTTTCGATTTGATCGATAAAATCAAAAATGCTTTGAATGTGAAGGGTACATCTCTTCTGCATATTCACTCTCCCTGTCCAACGGGCTGGATCTTTCCATCTTCAGAAACCATAAAAGCCGGAATACTTGCTGTTGAATCCGGATTTCATCAGTTATGGGAATATAAAAACAAAAAGCTATATGTGGAGAAATTGTATCAAGACAAAGAGAGACTCAACCAATATATAAACTTCCAGAAAAGATACAGATATATGCCCAAAGGTTTTATAGATATGCTTTTTGAGTGCATTGAAAAAGAATCGAATTTTGTTATGTCAAAAATCAAATAGTTTATGAAAAACCATATGAAAAAATTTGTAAAAGACACTCTAAAAAAATACAGGAATCCAAAAAATTCCGTTATTCACATTCTCCATGATATCCAAAATGAATATAATTATCTGCCCGAAGAATGTCTTGAAGTTCTGTCGCAATCAACAAGAATCCCTCTTTCGAACATTTTTTCTATTGCTACCTTTTACAAAGCATTCAGTGTTGAGCCAAAGGGAAAAAAATTAATCAATGTTTGCGTCGGAACTGCTTGCTATGTAAGAAATTCAGAAAACCTTCTAAAAAGATTTGCAAGCGAATTGAAATTAGATGGTGAAGGCACAACAGATGACCTCAAATTTACTTTGTCGCGAGTAAGATGCCTTGGATGCTGCTCTCTTGCACCAGTGGTAAGCATAAACGGGAAAATTTACGGCAATCTTACCGCAGATAAAATAAAAGCACTTCTTGAAAAAGAAGGAAATTAATATATGACGCAAATGAAAATAAAGCTCAAAATAAGAGGCAAAAGAGACCTTGACCACTACAAAAAATCAGGTCTTCAATCATTATATCCAAAAAAAACCAAAATTACTGTTGGTCTTGCCTCCTGCGGCTTAGCGGCTGGCGCATCGGCTATTTACGATTTCTTAAATAAAAAAATAGGGGGAAATAGTAAATTTCTGCTCTCACATACTGGATGTATCGGGATGTGCCACAATGAACCATTTGTGGAAGTTCAAATACCCGGTAAAGGAAAATTCTTTTTCAACAATGTAAAAGAAGAATCGGCAGAAAAGATAATTGAACATTTGCAGAAAGGAGAGATTCCCCCCAAAGCAGTTATGGTTACAACTGAAGATGAATCTATTGCTTCAAAGGAAAGGATAAAAATCACAAAAAAAGGAATAAGAAAAATAAAAGATAAGGTCCCTAAATTCCAGTCAAATCAACTCAAAATAGCAACTCGAAATTGCGGCATCATAAATCCTGAAAACATTGGAGAATATATAGCCCGAGGCGGCTATTACTCACTCTTATATGTTCTTCAGCAAAAAAATCCAGAAAAAATAATAGAAGAAATTGAAAAATCAGGGCTTAGAGGACGCGGAGGCGCCGGTTTCCCAACAGGAAGAAAATGGAAAATTGCAAGAGACCAGAAGAGCAGGATAAAGTACATTGTTCGCAATGCCGACGAAGGAGACCCCGGTGCATATATGGACAGGGCAATCCTTGAAGGAGACCCTCATTCAGTAATAGAAGGGATGATAATAGCCGGCTATGCCATAGGAGCAAAGAAAGGATATATATATGTTCGTTCTGAATATCCCCTTGCATGCCTGAGAATCGTAAAAGCTATCAGTGATGCAAAAAAAGCAGGACTCTTGGGGAAATCGATAATGGGAAAAAACTTTTCTTTCAATATCGAAATATATCAGGGCGCAGGTGCATTCGTATGCGGAGAAGAAACAGCTCTTATAAAATCAATTGAAGGTTCATGGGGAGAGCCGCAGGGACGTCCCCCATATCCTGCTGTAGAAGGACTCTTTGGGAAGCCCACTGTAATCAACAATGTAGAAACTCTCTCCAATATACCTGTAATCCTTTCCAA
This sequence is a window from Candidatus Schekmanbacteria bacterium. Protein-coding genes within it:
- the porD gene encoding pyruvate synthase subunit PorD (catalyzes the ferredoxin-dependent oxidative decarboxylation of pyruvate to form acetyl-CoA), yielding MKKKIEKIPIALYFQSNTDWRFETPKVNKDKCIKCGVCYLYCPDSAIKETDDGYFEADLTLCKGCGMCEKQCVTGCISMEKEKMVPRHPLYK
- a CDS encoding NAD(P)H-dependent oxidoreductase subunit E — encoded protein: MKNHMKKFVKDTLKKYRNPKNSVIHILHDIQNEYNYLPEECLEVLSQSTRIPLSNIFSIATFYKAFSVEPKGKKLINVCVGTACYVRNSENLLKRFASELKLDGEGTTDDLKFTLSRVRCLGCCSLAPVVSINGKIYGNLTADKIKALLEKEGN
- a CDS encoding 4Fe-4S dicluster domain-containing protein; the encoded protein is MKIKLKIRGKRDLDHYKKSGLQSLYPKKTKITVGLASCGLAAGASAIYDFLNKKIGGNSKFLLSHTGCIGMCHNEPFVEVQIPGKGKFFFNNVKEESAEKIIEHLQKGEIPPKAVMVTTEDESIASKERIKITKKGIRKIKDKVPKFQSNQLKIATRNCGIINPENIGEYIARGGYYSLLYVLQQKNPEKIIEEIEKSGLRGRGGAGFPTGRKWKIARDQKSRIKYIVRNADEGDPGAYMDRAILEGDPHSVIEGMIIAGYAIGAKKGYIYVRSEYPLACLRIVKAISDAKKAGLLGKSIMGKNFSFNIEIYQGAGAFVCGEETALIKSIEGSWGEPQGRPPYPAVEGLFGKPTVINNVETLSNIPVILSNGAKWFSSIGTKECPGTKVFSLVGDVKNVGLVEVPMGTKLRDIIYKIGGGVKKGERAKAVQTGGPSGGCIPEKLFNLPVDYTALYEAGSIMGSGGMVVMGSETCMVDVAKYFLAFLEDESCGKCVPCRVGIRKMREILEDITNGKGKRGDIELLKGLAENIKESSFCNFGATAPNPLLSTIKYFRDEYESHINRKKCPAGICANLITLSIDTKKCISCNKCKKACPVDAISGAMGWKYAIIEDKCIKCRACKDVCPVDAVIIR